In Vibrio echinoideorum, the following proteins share a genomic window:
- a CDS encoding copper chaperone PCu(A)C, whose protein sequence is MKLKALALAGLLLTPFTQASSDIMVHDAYARATPPSAVNSAVFTTLMNHSDKDRAIVSATTPAAGKVELHDVIMDGDVMKMRQVQEITIPANGEAVLKPGSLHIMLFDLASSLKEGEQIEMTLTFANGETQTFDAPVKKVMSGMKKMNHDHH, encoded by the coding sequence ATGAAGTTAAAAGCACTTGCTCTAGCAGGCTTATTGCTCACCCCTTTTACTCAGGCTAGTAGTGACATAATGGTTCATGACGCGTACGCTCGTGCAACCCCGCCTTCAGCAGTGAACAGCGCGGTGTTCACGACTCTGATGAACCACAGCGATAAAGATCGCGCTATTGTTTCTGCAACAACACCTGCAGCAGGTAAAGTAGAACTTCATGATGTAATCATGGATGGCGATGTTATGAAAATGCGCCAAGTTCAAGAGATCACCATCCCTGCGAACGGTGAAGCGGTACTCAAACCAGGTAGCCTACACATCATGTTGTTCGACCTAGCAAGCAGCCTAAAAGAAGGTGAGCAAATCGAGATGACACTGACCTTCGCCAATGGTGAAACGCAGACCTTCGATGCACCAGTGAAGAAAGTGATGAGCGGCATGAAAAAGATGAATCACGATCATCATTAA
- a CDS encoding response regulator transcription factor, with translation MSELHQTLPVYVVDDDESMRDSLVFLLEEHDFTVTAYEDGPSFLDSVDLSVAGCVVLDSRMPEMRGQQVHELMVKAQSPLSVIYLTGHGDVPMAVEALQAGAVNFFQKPVKGGELAEAIKKGLDASQKHLHMNVYRQAYASLTEREIDILEQIIDGKRNQKIADALCIAVRTVEVHRASLMKKFSAKTVAELAYVYGQLN, from the coding sequence ATGTCTGAACTTCATCAAACGTTGCCGGTCTATGTGGTTGATGACGATGAGTCAATGCGTGACTCATTAGTGTTCTTATTGGAAGAGCATGATTTTACGGTGACAGCTTATGAAGATGGCCCGAGCTTTCTGGATTCAGTCGACTTGAGTGTTGCTGGATGTGTGGTGTTAGACAGCAGAATGCCTGAAATGAGAGGGCAGCAAGTTCATGAGTTGATGGTGAAAGCGCAGAGCCCACTGTCGGTTATCTATCTAACGGGTCACGGTGATGTGCCAATGGCGGTTGAAGCGTTGCAAGCTGGTGCGGTGAACTTCTTTCAAAAACCGGTTAAAGGCGGAGAACTGGCTGAGGCGATCAAGAAAGGATTAGACGCTTCTCAGAAGCATTTACATATGAATGTGTATCGCCAAGCCTATGCTTCCTTAACCGAGCGCGAAATAGACATTCTTGAGCAGATCATTGATGGCAAGCGCAACCAGAAAATTGCCGATGCACTTTGTATTGCAGTGAGAACGGTGGAAGTACACCGAGCGAGTTTGATGAAGAAATTCTCTGCGAAGACAGTTGCCGAGCTTGCTTACGTCTATGGACAGTTGAACTAA
- a CDS encoding SCO family protein: MSRNWSLALVVAFVLGFGVKSYLDGQNEVQEQHAAKQEFSATTLFGKDNQPTEIFDQTDDRIRIVYFGFTRCPDVCPTSLAMLAGALNQVSDEAKAKIRPMFVSLDPERDAAEASYEYAQYFHPMMEGLSGPLDVTTTLAHNYGVIFRKTKLEGSELEYTLDHSSYFYFLKPDGTLITKVPHTLTPAPIVEAINTLTR, from the coding sequence ATGAGTAGAAATTGGTCGTTAGCATTGGTTGTCGCTTTTGTACTTGGCTTTGGTGTCAAAAGCTATCTTGATGGGCAAAACGAAGTTCAAGAACAACACGCTGCAAAACAAGAGTTTTCCGCAACGACTCTTTTCGGCAAAGACAACCAGCCAACGGAAATCTTTGACCAAACCGATGACAGAATTCGTATCGTTTATTTCGGTTTCACACGTTGCCCGGATGTGTGCCCGACTTCTCTGGCTATGTTAGCCGGAGCACTTAACCAAGTCTCTGATGAAGCAAAAGCAAAGATTCGCCCGATGTTTGTTTCTCTTGACCCTGAACGTGATGCCGCTGAAGCCTCGTATGAATACGCGCAATACTTCCACCCGATGATGGAAGGATTGAGTGGTCCATTGGATGTGACAACAACGCTTGCGCATAACTACGGTGTTATTTTCAGAAAGACCAAGCTTGAAGGTTCAGAGTTGGAATACACCCTAGACCACAGCTCATATTTCTATTTTTTAAAGCCCGACGGTACTTTGATTACCAAAGTACCGCACACGTTGACACCAGCGCCAATTGTTGAGGCCATCAACACGTTAACACGCTAA
- the malT gene encoding HTH-type transcriptional regulator MalT — protein MWIPSKLTRPGRLHNAILRPRVLDLLQNADCYKLVLFRSPAGYGKTTMAAQWLVDKPNVGWYSIDDSDNDAFRFINYLLQALNKATQNACPNAQKLAEKRQFSSLHSLLSEVFAEMSEFHHECFLVLDDYHLVNNDDIHEAMRFFLKHMPDNLTLVVTSRGTPPLGTANLRVRDLMIEIGNDSLAFDTEETTRFFNQRVADGVDDTTAGSICTYVEGWPSALQLIALQAQHQKRTLAQSAESFSHFNHAHLWDYLVEEVFDLLDKETRQFLMQCSVLDHFNDELVCALTQREDALGMIESLNRFGLFIYPLEGEKNWYRFHNLFGEFLAHERQARIPQQEAELHRSAAKAWIKQKTPHQALRHAQRAEDPELIIQILTEHGWPMFNQGELSSLEMAIKQLTTDQLYSEPKLSMLRAWLAQSQHRYDQVGTLLEEAETQYQARNIELDTQQQGQYNALRAQVAINSNEPERALELAELSLSQLNTTVYRSRIVATSVVGEVNHVMGNLSRALPMMQQTEKLARQYQVYHQALWAILQQSEILIAQGYVQAAFELQDSAFKLIEEHQLQYVPLHEFLLRVRAQIFWCWNRLDEAEECCYKGLDILGHHSPSKHLHSYSMLARISLSRGEIDKASKFIDQIQHLLRQSTYHVDWTANASLSLILFWQVKGDKESIRDWLNVAVRPESASNHFCQLQWRNIVRAHIILEQYEDAEEALAFLKSEAQRSHLVTDTNRNLIVEAVLRTQINDEDSARLLLEEALHMTNQTGMVGNFLVDGGTIGHILDKLSNKPGLGDLERHRAQQIMKDISTTQRSRSVHFDEDFVENLVNHPNIPELVRTSPLTQREWQVLGLIYSGFSNEQIAQELDVAGTTIKTHIRNLYQKLNIANRKEAISTAENLLQLMGY, from the coding sequence ATGTGGATCCCTTCGAAACTGACTCGTCCCGGCCGCTTACATAATGCAATCCTGCGACCGAGAGTGCTCGATCTGCTCCAGAACGCAGATTGCTATAAGCTAGTATTGTTCCGTTCTCCAGCGGGATATGGCAAGACCACCATGGCTGCACAATGGCTGGTAGATAAACCCAATGTAGGTTGGTACAGCATCGATGATAGTGACAACGATGCATTCCGTTTCATCAACTACCTACTGCAAGCACTTAACAAAGCAACTCAAAATGCGTGTCCTAATGCCCAAAAGTTGGCAGAAAAACGACAATTTTCATCACTGCATTCTTTATTAAGTGAAGTGTTTGCTGAAATGTCCGAATTCCATCACGAATGTTTTCTTGTGTTGGATGACTACCATTTGGTCAACAATGATGACATTCATGAAGCGATGCGCTTTTTCCTCAAACACATGCCCGACAATCTAACTCTCGTCGTGACAAGCCGTGGTACACCACCTCTTGGTACCGCTAACCTTCGCGTGCGCGACTTAATGATAGAGATAGGTAACGACTCTCTGGCTTTCGATACAGAAGAGACCACTCGCTTTTTTAATCAACGCGTCGCCGATGGCGTTGATGACACCACTGCAGGTAGTATCTGTACTTATGTAGAAGGCTGGCCTTCTGCACTTCAACTTATTGCGCTTCAAGCGCAGCATCAAAAACGCACACTTGCTCAGTCCGCCGAATCGTTCTCGCACTTTAACCATGCTCATCTATGGGACTATTTGGTTGAAGAAGTGTTTGATCTGTTAGATAAAGAGACACGACAGTTCCTGATGCAATGTTCCGTACTTGATCACTTCAATGACGAATTGGTCTGCGCGCTGACACAACGTGAAGACGCACTGGGAATGATCGAATCACTCAACCGATTCGGTTTGTTCATCTACCCTCTTGAGGGCGAAAAAAACTGGTACCGCTTCCATAACCTGTTTGGTGAGTTTCTAGCGCACGAACGCCAAGCACGAATTCCTCAGCAAGAAGCAGAGTTGCATCGAAGTGCAGCCAAAGCATGGATCAAACAGAAAACGCCTCATCAAGCACTGCGACATGCACAGCGAGCTGAAGATCCTGAGCTGATCATCCAAATACTGACAGAGCACGGCTGGCCAATGTTCAACCAAGGTGAGTTGTCTTCGCTAGAGATGGCGATCAAACAATTGACCACAGATCAGCTTTACAGTGAGCCAAAACTATCCATGTTACGTGCGTGGCTTGCACAAAGTCAGCACCGCTATGATCAAGTAGGCACATTACTTGAAGAAGCCGAGACTCAGTATCAAGCGCGAAACATCGAACTGGATACTCAGCAGCAAGGGCAATACAACGCCCTGCGCGCGCAAGTCGCCATCAATAGTAATGAACCCGAAAGAGCACTGGAATTGGCAGAGCTTTCACTAAGCCAGTTAAACACCACGGTTTATCGTAGCCGCATTGTGGCAACGTCTGTTGTCGGCGAAGTAAACCACGTAATGGGTAACCTCAGTCGTGCGCTGCCTATGATGCAACAGACCGAGAAACTCGCACGTCAATATCAGGTTTACCACCAAGCGCTGTGGGCCATTCTGCAACAGAGCGAAATATTGATTGCTCAAGGTTATGTTCAAGCTGCATTCGAGCTCCAAGACAGTGCGTTCAAATTGATTGAAGAGCATCAGTTGCAATACGTGCCACTGCACGAGTTCTTGCTTCGTGTACGTGCGCAGATATTCTGGTGTTGGAACCGATTAGATGAAGCAGAAGAGTGTTGTTACAAAGGCTTAGATATCCTTGGTCATCACTCACCGAGCAAACACTTGCACAGTTACTCAATGCTGGCTCGTATCTCGCTGAGTCGTGGTGAAATTGATAAAGCATCAAAGTTTATCGACCAAATTCAGCACTTATTACGTCAATCCACTTACCATGTAGATTGGACGGCGAACGCCTCTCTTTCTTTGATCCTATTCTGGCAAGTAAAAGGCGATAAAGAATCTATCCGTGACTGGCTAAATGTGGCAGTTCGACCTGAATCAGCAAGTAACCACTTCTGTCAGCTTCAGTGGAGAAACATTGTTCGTGCTCACATCATTCTTGAGCAATACGAAGACGCAGAAGAAGCATTAGCGTTCTTGAAAAGTGAAGCACAACGCTCTCACCTTGTGACTGATACCAATCGAAACTTGATTGTTGAAGCGGTGCTGCGCACCCAAATTAACGACGAAGATAGTGCACGCCTGCTTCTTGAAGAAGCCCTACATATGACCAATCAAACGGGTATGGTCGGTAACTTCTTGGTAGATGGTGGCACTATTGGTCATATCCTAGATAAGTTGAGCAATAAGCCTGGTTTAGGGGATTTAGAACGTCATCGTGCTCAACAGATCATGAAAGATATCTCAACCACCCAACGTAGCCGCTCGGTTCACTTTGACGAAGACTTTGTCGAGAACTTGGTGAACCACCCGAATATTCCTGAGCTTGTGCGTACTAGCCCACTCACCCAACGTGAATGGCAAGTGCTTGGCTTAATCTATTCTGGCTTTAGTAATGAGCAGATAGCCCAAGAGTTGGATGTTGCGGGTACCACAATCAAGACTCACATTCGAAACCTTTATCAAAAGCTCAATATTGCAAACCGTAAAGAAGCGATAAGTACTGCTGAGAACTTATTGCAGTTAATGGGGTATTAA
- the sstT gene encoding serine/threonine transporter SstT has protein sequence MQNNNMLARIARGNLVLQILAGIVFGVVLAMVSPSAAQDAGLLGSLFVGALKAVAPILVFILVAASIANQKKGQHTHMRPIIVLYLIGTFSAALTAVVLSFMFPTTLTLVAGAEGANPPQGIAEVLHTLLFKLVDNPVSALMNANYIGILAWAIGLGLALHHASATTKAVFEDLSQSVSHIVRFIIRLAPFGIFGLVSTTFATTGFDALASYGQLLAVLLSSMLIIALVVNPLLVFIKTKQNPYPLVLQCIRESGVTAFFTRSSAANIPVNMNLCKKLNLDEDTYSVSIPLGATINMAGAAITITVLTLAAVHTMGIEIDIFTAILLSLVAAISACGASGVAGGSLLLIPLACGLFGISNDVAMQVVAVGFIIGVIQDSAETALNSSTDVVFTAAVCKAEQNKA, from the coding sequence ATGCAAAACAACAACATGCTCGCCCGCATCGCTCGTGGGAACCTTGTCCTACAGATCCTTGCCGGTATTGTTTTCGGTGTCGTTCTCGCCATGGTTTCTCCTTCAGCAGCTCAAGACGCAGGTCTACTAGGTAGTCTGTTTGTTGGTGCTCTGAAAGCTGTTGCCCCAATTTTAGTATTCATTCTTGTTGCAGCTTCTATCGCAAACCAAAAGAAAGGTCAGCATACTCACATGCGTCCAATCATTGTGCTTTACCTGATTGGTACGTTCTCTGCTGCACTAACTGCGGTAGTTCTGAGCTTCATGTTCCCAACCACTTTGACACTGGTTGCTGGCGCTGAAGGTGCTAACCCTCCTCAAGGTATTGCTGAAGTTCTTCATACTCTTCTATTCAAGCTTGTAGACAACCCAGTAAGTGCGCTAATGAACGCGAACTACATCGGTATTCTTGCTTGGGCTATCGGTCTTGGTCTTGCACTGCATCACGCATCTGCAACAACTAAAGCCGTTTTCGAAGATCTAAGCCAAAGTGTTTCGCACATTGTTCGCTTCATTATTCGTCTTGCGCCATTCGGTATCTTCGGCCTTGTTTCGACTACGTTCGCAACAACCGGTTTTGATGCTCTGGCAAGCTACGGTCAACTGTTAGCGGTTCTACTTAGCTCAATGCTGATCATCGCACTTGTGGTTAACCCACTGCTTGTATTTATCAAGACAAAGCAGAACCCATACCCGCTTGTACTTCAATGTATCCGTGAATCAGGTGTAACGGCATTCTTCACTCGTTCAAGCGCTGCAAACATCCCAGTGAACATGAACCTTTGTAAGAAACTAAACCTAGATGAAGATACTTACTCGGTATCGATTCCTCTAGGCGCAACGATCAACATGGCGGGTGCCGCAATCACCATCACTGTGTTAACGCTTGCTGCTGTTCACACAATGGGTATTGAGATTGATATCTTCACAGCAATCCTACTAAGCCTAGTCGCTGCAATTTCAGCATGTGGCGCTTCAGGTGTTGCAGGTGGTTCACTACTATTGATTCCACTAGCATGTGGCCTATTCGGTATCTCGAACGACGTAGCGATGCAGGTTGTTGCGGTTGGTTTCATTATCGGTGTGATTCAAGATTCAGCTGAAACAGCGCTTAACAGCTCAACAGACGTAGTGTTCACTGCTGCTGTATGTAAAGCTGAGCAAAACAAAGCTTAA
- a CDS encoding sensor histidine kinase, which translates to MTVRNLMTIVVLCWLSLTAGACLAAQSEQAIVAPSSSQNTDEPDQVIEVGVLATRGKLSAQQRWQPTMDWLSERIAGKHFVLKPFNLEEMAEAVKGVTVDFVITNPGQAVRLGRQYALSWMATMTSHNVEAQGASNTRSIGSALVVRRMSPYISFEQLSGKPIAAVSENAFGGYLTMRYQVMQQGLNPNRFFSNTQFLGFPIDASLYQLREGYIEAAVVPACLVESMISEGLLVAGQYRVIENQAPEGFRCQVSTPLYPNWSFAKTERASSALAKQMSQVLFAMPKSSAPAIAANASGWTSPTSLLSIDKLYQQLDMHPLQQPWWKEALIWLKYNQQWAWAFFLLVVFLNAYHFWLEYKFSRSKKQLEATLHKLKSKSEQLEHSQRIAVVGELGSSLAHEINQPLAAIRNYSEGGLLRISKNKPLTDIEPVFEKIQSQVDRADAIIQRLRNMIKKRSSDKSQTDIEVLLTDTIELLQFRLEKHKITIERYAVGKPIQLHVDPVGLQQVIVNLINNATDACNAQQHREQSATSDIDNKNNEPSTIKVITEYQPDKMMLSVIDNGTGLDFTEQQVTQAFVSSKENGLGLGLAICQDVIEDHSGQMAIKSLTPHGCHVAVTLPFSLSNDS; encoded by the coding sequence GTGACAGTCCGAAACCTAATGACAATCGTTGTCCTTTGTTGGTTGAGCCTAACCGCGGGTGCGTGTTTAGCAGCTCAATCTGAACAAGCGATAGTAGCCCCAAGCTCAAGCCAAAACACAGATGAACCCGATCAGGTTATCGAGGTTGGCGTGTTGGCGACTCGAGGTAAGCTTTCCGCTCAACAGCGTTGGCAGCCGACAATGGATTGGTTGTCTGAGCGTATTGCGGGTAAGCACTTTGTCCTCAAGCCTTTCAATTTGGAAGAGATGGCTGAAGCGGTGAAAGGGGTCACTGTCGATTTTGTTATTACTAATCCAGGTCAGGCGGTTCGATTAGGACGCCAGTATGCGCTTTCTTGGATGGCGACCATGACCAGTCATAACGTTGAAGCTCAAGGCGCCAGTAATACACGCAGCATTGGTTCCGCCCTGGTTGTGAGAAGAATGTCGCCTTATATCTCTTTTGAACAACTGAGCGGTAAGCCGATTGCGGCGGTATCGGAAAATGCATTCGGTGGTTATCTCACCATGCGTTATCAAGTGATGCAACAAGGGCTTAATCCCAACCGCTTTTTCTCTAATACCCAATTTTTAGGTTTCCCTATTGATGCCAGCTTGTACCAACTGCGAGAAGGGTACATTGAAGCGGCTGTGGTGCCTGCTTGTTTGGTTGAGAGCATGATCAGTGAGGGTTTGCTGGTGGCGGGACAATATCGAGTGATTGAAAACCAAGCGCCTGAAGGTTTTCGATGTCAGGTGTCTACGCCGTTGTACCCTAACTGGTCGTTTGCCAAAACAGAGCGGGCTTCTTCGGCACTGGCGAAACAAATGAGTCAGGTGTTATTTGCGATGCCAAAAAGCAGTGCGCCAGCCATTGCAGCGAATGCATCGGGCTGGACGTCACCGACAAGCCTGCTTTCAATCGACAAGCTTTATCAGCAACTCGACATGCACCCGCTGCAACAACCTTGGTGGAAAGAAGCGCTAATCTGGCTTAAGTACAATCAACAGTGGGCTTGGGCGTTCTTTTTGTTAGTTGTGTTTCTGAATGCCTATCACTTTTGGTTGGAGTATAAATTCAGCCGTAGCAAAAAACAGTTGGAAGCCACACTGCACAAATTAAAAAGTAAGAGTGAGCAGCTCGAACATTCTCAACGTATCGCGGTAGTCGGTGAGTTGGGGAGCAGTTTGGCACACGAAATCAATCAACCTTTGGCGGCTATTCGCAACTACAGCGAAGGCGGTTTACTGCGGATTTCGAAGAACAAACCGCTGACTGACATAGAGCCTGTATTTGAGAAGATCCAGTCTCAAGTGGACCGTGCTGATGCGATCATCCAGCGCTTAAGAAACATGATCAAAAAACGCTCATCAGATAAATCTCAAACTGATATAGAAGTGCTTCTTACAGATACCATCGAGCTACTGCAATTTCGATTAGAGAAACACAAGATAACCATTGAGCGCTACGCTGTAGGTAAGCCTATCCAGCTGCATGTTGACCCGGTGGGATTGCAGCAAGTGATTGTAAACCTGATAAACAATGCGACTGATGCGTGTAATGCTCAACAGCATCGCGAACAAAGCGCTACGTCTGATATTGATAACAAAAACAACGAACCATCGACAATTAAAGTGATTACCGAGTATCAACCGGATAAAATGATGCTGTCGGTTATCGATAACGGCACGGGCTTAGATTTCACCGAGCAACAAGTCACTCAAGCCTTCGTGAGTAGCAAAGAAAATGGCTTGGGTTTAGGGCTTGCGATTTGCCAAGACGTGATTGAAGACCACAGCGGCCAAATGGCCATCAAATCATTGACTCCTCATGGCTGTCACGTTGCAGTGACGTTACCTTTTTCTCTTTCAAATGATTCATAA
- the rsgA gene encoding ribosome small subunit-dependent GTPase A, whose protein sequence is MNSQTAFSHPMSLQQLGWQPVFQQQLTLEDYDHSVIARITAHHRSGYTLASEQGEIVLPVHQNQPAMTVGDWVILNADRQFDRLLERQSLFSRKAAGSRVAEQYISANIDTVFIVVSLNNDFNLSRIERYLALANEAQVEAVIVLTKKDLCDDYQDKVQQVQSLDAMLMIEAVNSLDQDSTQVLSPWCKTGKTVALMGSSGVGKSTLVNSLLGETQQETSGIREDDNKGRHTTTSRSLHLLTSGGLLLDTPGMRELQLADCAEGVSETFSDVEELAMHCRFSDCSHESEPGYKIRKAIENGELSERRFTNYQKLLREQARNGASLTEQRANGKQLSKMYKTVQSESRNLKKASD, encoded by the coding sequence ATGAATTCACAAACTGCATTTTCTCATCCAATGTCACTTCAACAGCTTGGATGGCAACCTGTATTTCAACAACAACTGACACTCGAAGACTATGACCACTCTGTCATTGCTCGTATTACCGCGCACCATCGCAGCGGATATACTCTTGCGTCAGAACAAGGCGAAATCGTTCTACCCGTTCATCAAAACCAACCCGCCATGACGGTTGGCGACTGGGTGATATTAAACGCTGATCGACAATTTGACCGCTTGTTAGAACGTCAATCGCTATTCAGCCGAAAAGCTGCCGGTAGTCGTGTAGCTGAACAGTATATTTCAGCCAATATCGACACCGTGTTTATTGTGGTCTCGCTAAACAATGACTTTAATCTGAGCCGCATCGAACGCTATCTAGCACTCGCCAACGAGGCACAGGTTGAAGCGGTTATCGTACTTACCAAGAAAGACTTGTGTGACGACTACCAAGACAAAGTACAACAAGTTCAAAGCTTAGATGCCATGCTCATGATCGAAGCGGTGAACAGCCTCGACCAAGACTCTACGCAGGTATTGTCGCCGTGGTGTAAAACAGGCAAGACCGTCGCTTTAATGGGGTCATCCGGCGTTGGTAAATCGACACTCGTGAACTCGTTACTTGGCGAAACTCAACAAGAAACGAGCGGCATACGTGAAGACGACAACAAAGGTCGACACACCACGACATCACGTTCACTGCACTTGCTAACGTCGGGCGGTTTATTGCTCGATACGCCTGGCATGCGAGAGTTACAACTCGCCGATTGTGCTGAAGGGGTGAGTGAAACCTTTTCTGATGTCGAAGAATTGGCGATGCACTGCCGTTTCTCTGATTGCAGCCACGAATCCGAGCCTGGGTACAAAATACGTAAAGCGATTGAAAATGGTGAGCTGTCTGAAAGAAGATTTACCAACTATCAAAAGCTATTGAGGGAGCAAGCCAGAAACGGGGCATCATTGACTGAACAACGTGCGAACGGTAAACAACTTTCTAAGATGTACAAAACCGTGCAATCAGAGAGCCGCAATCTTAAGAAAGCTTCCGACTAA
- a CDS encoding DUF368 domain-containing protein, whose amino-acid sequence MNYLSTFFKGMAMGAADVVPGVSGGTIAFITGIYDTLLESIRRINPSVLGLWKREGFKAAFSHINGFFLISLFAGVFTSIATFAKLISWLLVTHPVPLWSFFFGLILVSVFHILKQVEKRDMIRFVFLLLGVAFAYSITVLKPLQMEPTSINILIAGAIAICAMILPGISGSFILLLIGMYGPVLGAVKEFQIDVLALFLGGCVIGLLTFSHVLSWLLRSFRDFTLVFLTGLMIGTLPKIWPWKETISWRINSKGEEVPLLQENLSPFNFEAVTAQPSQLTLSIVMMLVAIALVLGLEKFGERNAN is encoded by the coding sequence ATGAACTACTTAAGTACTTTTTTCAAAGGCATGGCAATGGGCGCAGCCGACGTTGTCCCTGGCGTGTCAGGCGGGACCATCGCATTCATTACTGGTATCTACGATACGCTGCTAGAAAGCATTCGAAGAATTAACCCTAGCGTACTTGGCTTATGGAAACGTGAAGGCTTCAAGGCCGCGTTTAGCCACATCAATGGTTTTTTCTTAATCTCATTGTTCGCGGGCGTTTTCACCAGCATCGCGACATTTGCGAAACTCATCTCTTGGCTATTGGTCACGCACCCTGTTCCTTTATGGTCGTTCTTCTTTGGCCTTATCTTGGTGTCGGTTTTCCATATTCTTAAGCAAGTAGAAAAGCGCGATATGATTCGATTCGTGTTTTTGCTGCTTGGTGTTGCCTTCGCATACAGCATCACCGTGCTTAAACCTCTGCAAATGGAACCAACCAGCATCAACATCCTAATCGCGGGTGCAATTGCGATTTGTGCGATGATTTTGCCAGGCATCTCAGGCAGCTTTATTCTGCTATTGATTGGCATGTATGGACCGGTTCTTGGCGCAGTTAAAGAGTTTCAAATCGATGTACTTGCACTATTCCTTGGTGGTTGTGTCATCGGTTTATTGACCTTCTCACATGTGCTCTCTTGGTTATTACGCTCATTCCGAGATTTCACGTTAGTGTTCTTAACCGGTTTGATGATTGGCACGCTACCAAAGATTTGGCCTTGGAAAGAAACCATCAGCTGGCGTATCAACTCGAAAGGCGAAGAAGTTCCTCTGCTCCAAGAGAACTTATCACCTTTCAACTTTGAAGCGGTGACTGCTCAACCGTCTCAACTTACATTGTCTATTGTGATGATGTTAGTGGCAATTGCGTTGGTTCTTGGACTTGAAAAGTTCGGAGAGCGTAACGCGAATTAA
- a CDS encoding tetratricopeptide repeat protein has protein sequence MGIAIGATALSLILVAVWLISLSLRKQRLEQERKARAVAYRKAIEKARIQEQKERHFKAETGHTPSILYLAKEAERGNIKEALYWYDKAAHLDNINGMYGVVRLSMKRKEDLILREKANFWQLAISALDNDLVAKFEMGKALVFGRGTDKNIPKGYTYIEESAAAGNTEAMLFIGDWCLDKENSDYSAESAVEWYRKAAEKNSLDGKIKLGTCYLNGVGVESNHGEAVYWFETAAEKNNSEAMFRAGEAWIDHGEHGSAIAYIWLFLSAHFGYSEAKQLRDKVGGDLGVDAVVGLQALTKPIMTKLTQEAITKHSIVKALNKLYKRNVPIPKKVKEASDEDIDELGTESSNSKTQAQSEQGSNVDFSQQAKVTANQDNGTVNQSQNSAQPSANNQTSPDKLTNTNNGSLDFSQSAVEPSWKNNH, from the coding sequence ATGGGAATCGCAATTGGTGCGACGGCTCTTTCGTTAATACTTGTGGCCGTTTGGCTGATTTCTTTATCGCTAAGAAAGCAGCGACTGGAACAAGAGCGAAAAGCGCGAGCAGTTGCTTACCGAAAGGCGATTGAAAAAGCTCGAATACAAGAACAAAAAGAGCGCCACTTTAAGGCTGAAACAGGGCATACGCCATCGATTCTGTATTTAGCGAAAGAGGCTGAGCGTGGCAATATTAAGGAAGCCTTGTATTGGTACGACAAAGCAGCTCATTTAGATAATATCAACGGTATGTATGGCGTTGTTCGTCTTAGTATGAAGCGCAAAGAAGACCTGATTTTAAGAGAAAAAGCCAACTTTTGGCAACTTGCGATATCCGCACTCGATAACGATTTGGTTGCGAAATTCGAGATGGGCAAAGCGCTCGTGTTTGGTCGTGGTACGGATAAGAATATCCCTAAGGGTTACACCTACATTGAAGAGTCGGCGGCGGCGGGAAATACCGAAGCAATGCTGTTTATCGGCGACTGGTGTTTAGACAAAGAAAACTCAGACTATTCAGCAGAAAGCGCAGTTGAGTGGTATCGCAAGGCAGCAGAAAAAAACAGTTTAGACGGCAAGATCAAGCTTGGTACATGTTACTTGAACGGCGTCGGCGTGGAATCTAATCACGGAGAGGCAGTGTACTGGTTTGAAACTGCAGCTGAGAAGAACAATTCAGAAGCCATGTTTAGAGCTGGTGAAGCTTGGATTGACCATGGTGAACATGGCAGTGCTATTGCTTATATCTGGCTATTTTTATCAGCTCACTTTGGCTATTCAGAAGCCAAGCAATTACGAGACAAAGTTGGGGGCGACCTTGGTGTGGATGCAGTAGTGGGTTTGCAGGCTCTGACTAAGCCGATAATGACCAAGCTAACGCAAGAAGCGATCACCAAGCACTCAATTGTTAAAGCGCTCAACAAACTCTATAAGCGTAATGTGCCTATTCCTAAGAAAGTGAAGGAGGCATCAGATGAAGATATAGATGAGCTAGGAACGGAGAGCAGTAACTCGAAAACACAAGCTCAGAGTGAGCAAGGTTCTAATGTAGATTTCAGCCAACAAGCGAAGGTGACTGCTAATCAAGATAACGGTACAGTAAACCAGAGTCAGAACTCAGCTCAACCTTCAGCGAATAACCAAACATCGCCAGATAAGCTAACAAATACTAACAACGGTTCTTTGGATTTTAGTCAGTCTGCAGTTGAACCTAGCTGGAAGAATAATCACTAA